A portion of the Mycobacterium paraseoulense genome contains these proteins:
- a CDS encoding APC family permease, with amino-acid sequence MSKLSTAARRLLIGRPFRSDRLSHTLLPKRIALPVFASDALSSVAYAPEEIFLMLSVAGVAAYSLAPWIGLAVAAVMLVVVASYRQNVHAYPSGGGDYEVVTTNLGDTAGLVVASALLVDYVLTVAVSTASAMSNIGSAIPIVAEHKVFFCVAAILLVMAMNLRGVRESGVAFAIPTYAFIIGLTVMIGWGLFRVFVLADPLRAESAGFQMHAENGKVIGFALAFLVARSFSSGCAALTGVEAISNGVPAFQKPKSRNAATTLLMLGAIAVSLFMGMILLAKKTGVQVVDDPVRQLAGTPPHYYQKTLVAQLAQVVFGSFHIGFLLIATVTALILVLAANTAFNGFPVLGSILAQHSYLPRQLHTRGDRLAFSNGILFLSGAALLAIIAFRAELSALIQLYIVGVFISFTLSQIGMVRHWTRLLRTETDPQIRRKMMRSRVVNTIGLLATGAVLLVVLVTKFVAGAWIALFAMGLLFGIMKMIHRHYGTVSRELEEQAAAQHDVVLPSRNHALVLVSKLHLPTLRALAYARATRPDTLEALTVSVDEGETRELVHQWEESDISVPLKVIASPYREITRPILEYVKRVSKESPRTVVTVFIPEYVVGHWWEQALHNQSALRLKGRLLFMPNVMVTSVPWQLSSSERLQALQPHAAPGDARRGIFD; translated from the coding sequence GTGTCCAAACTTTCAACCGCAGCGCGCCGGTTGCTGATCGGCCGGCCATTTCGCAGCGACCGGCTGAGCCATACCCTGCTGCCCAAACGGATCGCCCTGCCGGTGTTCGCCTCCGATGCGCTGTCCTCGGTGGCGTACGCGCCCGAGGAAATCTTCCTGATGCTCTCCGTGGCAGGGGTGGCCGCCTACTCGCTGGCGCCGTGGATCGGTCTTGCCGTCGCGGCGGTCATGCTCGTCGTGGTGGCCAGCTACCGGCAGAACGTGCACGCCTACCCGTCTGGCGGGGGCGACTACGAGGTGGTCACCACCAATCTCGGCGACACCGCCGGCCTGGTGGTAGCCAGCGCTCTGCTCGTGGATTATGTACTCACCGTGGCCGTTTCGACCGCGTCGGCGATGTCGAACATCGGCTCCGCGATCCCGATCGTGGCCGAGCACAAGGTGTTCTTCTGCGTGGCGGCCATCCTGCTGGTGATGGCGATGAACCTGCGCGGCGTCCGCGAGTCCGGGGTGGCTTTCGCCATTCCGACCTACGCGTTCATCATCGGCTTGACCGTCATGATCGGTTGGGGACTTTTCCGGGTCTTCGTGCTCGCCGATCCGCTGCGGGCCGAATCCGCCGGTTTCCAGATGCATGCCGAAAACGGGAAGGTCATCGGTTTCGCTTTGGCATTCCTGGTGGCGCGGTCGTTCTCCTCGGGATGCGCGGCGCTGACCGGTGTGGAGGCGATCAGCAACGGGGTGCCGGCGTTTCAGAAGCCGAAGTCGCGCAACGCCGCCACCACACTGCTGATGCTGGGCGCGATCGCGGTGAGCCTGTTTATGGGAATGATCCTGCTTGCCAAGAAGACCGGTGTCCAAGTCGTCGACGACCCGGTCAGGCAGCTGGCGGGGACACCGCCGCACTACTACCAGAAGACTCTGGTCGCGCAGCTCGCCCAGGTGGTGTTCGGGAGCTTCCACATCGGCTTCCTGCTGATCGCGACCGTGACCGCCCTCATCCTGGTGCTGGCGGCCAACACCGCGTTCAACGGGTTCCCGGTGCTCGGCTCAATCCTGGCGCAGCACAGCTACCTTCCGCGCCAGCTGCACACCCGCGGGGACCGGTTGGCGTTCTCCAATGGGATCCTGTTCCTGTCCGGGGCGGCTCTGCTGGCGATCATCGCGTTCCGTGCCGAGCTCAGCGCGCTGATCCAGCTCTACATCGTCGGCGTGTTCATCTCGTTCACGCTGAGCCAGATCGGCATGGTCCGGCACTGGACACGGTTGCTGCGCACCGAGACCGATCCGCAGATACGGCGCAAGATGATGCGCTCGCGGGTGGTTAACACCATCGGATTGCTTGCCACCGGAGCGGTTTTGCTAGTCGTCCTGGTCACCAAGTTCGTCGCCGGCGCATGGATCGCGTTGTTCGCCATGGGTTTGCTGTTCGGCATCATGAAGATGATCCACCGGCACTACGGCACGGTCAGCCGGGAACTGGAGGAGCAGGCCGCCGCCCAGCACGACGTGGTGTTGCCCAGCCGCAATCACGCCCTGGTGCTGGTGTCCAAGCTGCATCTGCCGACGCTGCGCGCCCTGGCGTACGCCCGCGCGACCCGTCCGGATACGCTCGAGGCGCTCACCGTCAGCGTCGACGAGGGCGAGACCCGCGAGTTGGTGCACCAGTGGGAAGAGAGCGACATCAGCGTGCCGCTCAAGGTCATCGCCTCGCCCTACCGGGAAATCACCCGTCCCATACTCGAATACGTCAAGCGGGTGAGCAAAGAGTCGCCGCGCACCGTGGTCACCGTGTTCATTCCCGAGTACGTGGTGGGGCATTGGTGGGAGCAGGCGCTGCACAACCAGAGCGCGCTGCGGCTCAAGGGCCGGCTGTTGTTCATGCCGAATGTGATGGTGACTTCTGTTCCGTGGCAACTGAGTTCGTCGGAACGACTCCAAGCGCTGCAGCCGCATGCCGCCCCGGGTGACGCTCGTCGGGGAATCTTCGATTGA
- a CDS encoding class I SAM-dependent RNA methyltransferase, with protein sequence MPPCDELTLVTGAPANGGSCVAHHEGRVVFVRYALPGERVRVRVTADRGSYWHAEVVEVLEPSADRIESLCSIAGVDGAGCCDLAFAAPEAARALKAQVVANQLERLGGYRWKGAAEPLADCGPTGWRTRVRLDVGADGRPGFHRYHSDELMTDLRCAQLPAGMLDGLADSKWPPTAQVHVVVDDDGARHMVRTLRQGRRTATKVMEGRYEAVQRVDGRSWQIPVTAFWQAHRGAATLYSRLVADWAQVGAGMTAWDLYGGAGVFAAALGAAVGESGRVLTVDTSRAATRAARVALDDLPQVQVVTDSVRRALGAQRASADVAVLDPPRAGAGREVIDLLAGAGVGRIVHIGCEAASFARDVGLYLGHGYAVEKIKVFDAFPLTHHSECVALLTR encoded by the coding sequence CTGCCCCCATGCGACGAGCTGACGTTGGTCACCGGCGCCCCGGCCAACGGCGGTAGCTGCGTGGCGCACCACGAGGGGCGCGTGGTGTTCGTCCGCTACGCGCTGCCGGGTGAGCGGGTGCGGGTCCGGGTGACCGCCGACCGCGGATCTTATTGGCACGCAGAGGTTGTCGAGGTGCTGGAGCCGTCGGCCGACCGCATCGAGTCGCTGTGCTCCATCGCCGGGGTGGACGGGGCCGGGTGCTGTGACTTGGCGTTCGCCGCCCCGGAGGCGGCCCGCGCGCTCAAGGCGCAGGTGGTGGCCAACCAGCTGGAGCGGCTGGGCGGGTACCGCTGGAAGGGTGCGGCCGAACCGCTGGCGGACTGCGGGCCGACGGGCTGGCGCACCCGCGTCCGGCTCGACGTCGGGGCGGACGGCCGGCCCGGCTTTCACCGGTATCACAGCGACGAGCTGATGACCGACCTGCGCTGCGCGCAGTTGCCGGCCGGCATGCTCGACGGGCTCGCCGACTCCAAGTGGCCGCCGACCGCGCAGGTGCATGTGGTCGTGGACGATGACGGTGCGCGCCACATGGTGCGCACGCTGCGACAGGGCCGACGGACGGCGACCAAGGTGATGGAGGGCCGCTACGAGGCGGTGCAGCGGGTGGACGGGCGCAGCTGGCAGATCCCCGTGACGGCCTTCTGGCAGGCGCACCGCGGCGCGGCCACGCTGTACAGCCGGCTGGTCGCCGACTGGGCGCAGGTCGGCGCGGGCATGACCGCCTGGGACCTCTACGGCGGCGCGGGCGTTTTCGCCGCCGCCCTGGGCGCCGCGGTCGGGGAGTCCGGGCGGGTGTTGACCGTCGACACCTCGCGCGCGGCCACGCGGGCCGCCCGCGTCGCGCTCGATGACCTGCCACAGGTGCAGGTCGTCACCGACTCGGTGCGGCGGGCGCTCGGCGCGCAACGGGCGAGCGCCGACGTGGCGGTCCTGGACCCGCCGCGGGCCGGCGCCGGACGCGAAGTCATCGATCTACTGGCCGGCGCCGGCGTCGGCCGGATAGTCCACATCGGTTGCGAGGCAGCGTCTTTCGCTCGCGACGTCGGACTCTACCTCGGCCATGGCTATGCCGTCGAGAAGATCAAGGTGTTCGACGCCTTCCCGCTCACCCACCACAGCGAATGCGTCGCGCTGCTGACGCGCTAG
- the dxs gene encoding 1-deoxy-D-xylulose-5-phosphate synthase has translation MLEQIRGPADLQHLSGQQLRELAAEIREFLIHKVAATGGHLGPNLGVVELTLALHRVFDSPHDPIIFDTGHQAYVHKMLTGRAQDFESLRKKGGLSGYPSRAESEHDWVESSHASAALSYADGLAKAFELTGHRNRHVVAVVGDGALTGGMCWEALNNIAASRRPVIIVVNDNGRSYAPTIGGVADHLATLRLQPAYEQALEKGREAVRSLPLVGQIAYRFMHSVKAGIKDSLSPQLLFTDLGLKYVGPVDGHDERAVEMALRHARGFGRPVIVHVVTRKGMGFGPAEDDEAEQMHSCGVIDPVTGQATKVAGPGWTATFSDALIGYARKRRDIVAITAAMPGPTGLSAFGQQFPDRLFDVGIAEQHALTSAAGLAMGGMHPVVAIYSTFLNRAFDQIMMDVALHKLPVTMVLDRAGVTGSDGASHNGMWDMSMLGIVPGMRVAAPRDATRLREELGEALDVNDGPTALRFPKGDVGEDIPALERRSGVDVLAVPAAGLNHDVLLVGVGAFVPMALEVAKRLHNQGIGVTVIDPRWVLPVSEGVIELAAQHKLVVTCEDNGVSGGVGSAVSAALRAAEIDVPCRDVGLPQRFYEHASRGELLADLGLTDQDVARRVTGWVAALGSAVTEAEIREHLD, from the coding sequence ATGCTGGAACAGATCCGCGGGCCCGCTGATCTGCAACACCTGTCGGGACAGCAGCTGCGCGAACTCGCCGCCGAGATTCGGGAGTTCCTGATCCACAAGGTCGCTGCCACCGGTGGACACCTCGGGCCCAACCTCGGGGTGGTCGAACTGACCCTGGCGCTGCATCGGGTGTTCGACTCGCCGCACGACCCGATCATCTTCGACACCGGTCATCAGGCGTACGTCCACAAGATGCTGACCGGGCGCGCGCAGGATTTCGAGAGCCTGCGTAAGAAGGGCGGGCTGTCGGGCTATCCGTCGCGGGCGGAGAGCGAACACGACTGGGTGGAGTCCAGCCACGCCAGCGCGGCGCTGTCCTACGCCGACGGCCTGGCCAAGGCGTTCGAGCTGACCGGTCACCGCAACCGGCACGTGGTCGCCGTGGTCGGCGACGGCGCGCTCACCGGCGGCATGTGCTGGGAGGCGCTGAACAACATCGCGGCGTCGCGCCGCCCGGTGATCATCGTGGTCAACGACAACGGCCGCAGCTACGCGCCCACCATCGGCGGCGTCGCCGACCATCTGGCCACCCTGCGGCTGCAACCGGCCTACGAGCAGGCCCTGGAAAAGGGCCGCGAAGCGGTCCGCTCGCTGCCCCTGGTCGGCCAGATCGCGTACCGCTTCATGCACAGCGTCAAGGCCGGCATCAAGGACTCCCTGTCGCCGCAGCTGCTGTTCACCGATCTCGGGCTCAAGTACGTCGGCCCGGTCGACGGCCACGACGAACGCGCGGTGGAGATGGCGCTGCGGCACGCGCGCGGTTTCGGCCGGCCGGTGATCGTGCACGTCGTCACCCGCAAGGGCATGGGTTTCGGCCCGGCGGAGGACGACGAGGCCGAGCAGATGCATTCGTGCGGCGTCATCGACCCGGTCACCGGGCAGGCCACCAAGGTGGCCGGCCCCGGTTGGACCGCCACGTTCTCCGATGCGCTCATCGGCTATGCCAGGAAACGCCGCGACATCGTGGCCATCACCGCGGCGATGCCCGGCCCGACCGGGCTGAGCGCGTTCGGCCAGCAGTTCCCGGATCGCTTGTTCGACGTCGGCATCGCCGAGCAGCACGCCCTGACGTCGGCGGCGGGCCTGGCGATGGGCGGCATGCATCCGGTGGTGGCCATCTACTCGACCTTCCTCAACCGGGCCTTCGACCAGATCATGATGGACGTGGCACTGCACAAGCTGCCCGTCACCATGGTGCTCGACCGGGCCGGCGTGACCGGTTCGGACGGCGCGAGTCACAACGGCATGTGGGACATGTCGATGCTGGGTATTGTGCCCGGCATGCGGGTGGCCGCGCCCCGCGACGCCACCCGGTTGCGCGAGGAACTCGGTGAGGCGCTGGACGTCAACGACGGTCCGACCGCGTTGCGGTTCCCCAAAGGTGATGTCGGCGAAGACATTCCGGCCCTCGAGCGGCGCTCGGGTGTTGACGTGCTCGCTGTGCCGGCCGCCGGGCTGAACCATGACGTGCTGCTGGTGGGTGTCGGCGCATTCGTCCCGATGGCGCTGGAGGTCGCCAAGCGGCTGCACAACCAGGGGATCGGTGTGACGGTGATCGACCCGCGTTGGGTGCTACCGGTGTCCGAGGGGGTCATCGAGCTCGCCGCGCAGCACAAACTGGTCGTCACGTGCGAGGACAACGGCGTCAGCGGCGGCGTCGGGTCGGCGGTGTCCGCGGCCCTGCGCGCCGCGGAGATCGACGTGCCCTGTCGCGACGTGGGCCTGCCGCAGCGGTTCTACGAACACGCTTCGCGGGGTGAGCTGCTGGCCGACCTGGGGCTGACGGATCAGGACGTGGCCCGCCGCGTCACCGGCTGGGTCGCGGCGCTGGGCAGCGCCGTCACCGAAGCGGAGATCCGCGAGCACCTCGACTAG
- a CDS encoding cation:proton antiporter domain-containing protein codes for MNDGLRFALIILFSSGVGLVAVLANRLTERFKIPVPLLVLVGTAAVAHSVPAVQPPSERIVEQVITIALVLVLFDGGMHIGPARFRAAVVPILSVGVVGTALTAAGAALMLHYVCGVTWFPAVLVATAIAPTDPAVVFSVLGKREIRGRSSTILEGESGANDPVGIALMTSLIAAGGLSAAGFASVGTQFVLQMAIGLAVGVIGGRALLVFMRRVALPSEGLYPLRTLASSLMLYGIATLAHGSGFLAVFVAGIVIGDARAPYKPEIKRFHAALAGLAEIVAFVVLGLTVDLGVLTHPDVWIPGLALGVALTALIRPLAVGACLVGVQLERNERVFILFAGLKGAVPILLGELLRAAHVPNAERLYGIVVVVVIFSVLVQGSSVPGVAKLLELPIRMVQTRPWEIGVRLADEPEGVRRFSVAPGSAAEGCTVEGLSDRVGDIWVSIVVRTTGLVPVRGDTELQAGDEVVVLADPELHDTLAELFGPA; via the coding sequence GTGAACGACGGTCTTCGGTTCGCGCTCATCATCTTGTTCTCCAGTGGCGTCGGTCTGGTGGCGGTGCTGGCGAACCGCCTGACCGAGCGGTTCAAAATCCCAGTGCCCCTGCTCGTGCTCGTCGGAACGGCAGCGGTGGCGCACTCCGTGCCCGCGGTGCAGCCACCGTCCGAGCGGATCGTGGAACAGGTCATCACCATCGCGCTGGTGCTGGTGCTGTTCGACGGCGGAATGCACATCGGGCCTGCTCGTTTCCGCGCGGCGGTGGTCCCCATCCTGTCGGTCGGTGTCGTGGGCACCGCGCTCACCGCCGCCGGCGCCGCGTTGATGCTGCACTACGTATGCGGCGTCACCTGGTTCCCCGCTGTGCTCGTCGCAACCGCCATAGCCCCCACCGACCCGGCCGTGGTGTTCTCCGTCCTGGGCAAACGCGAGATCAGGGGTCGCAGCAGCACCATCCTGGAGGGCGAGTCCGGTGCCAACGATCCGGTCGGCATCGCGTTGATGACCAGCCTGATCGCCGCCGGTGGTCTCAGCGCAGCCGGATTCGCCAGCGTCGGAACTCAATTCGTTCTCCAGATGGCGATCGGCCTGGCCGTCGGGGTGATCGGCGGGCGCGCCCTGCTCGTCTTCATGCGCCGCGTGGCGCTGCCGAGCGAAGGCCTCTACCCGCTGCGAACGCTGGCATCGAGCCTGATGCTGTACGGCATCGCCACGCTTGCACACGGATCGGGATTCCTGGCGGTGTTCGTCGCCGGCATCGTGATCGGCGACGCTCGCGCGCCCTACAAGCCGGAGATCAAGCGCTTCCACGCCGCCCTGGCCGGCCTGGCCGAAATCGTCGCGTTTGTCGTGCTGGGTCTGACCGTCGACCTCGGCGTGCTCACCCATCCCGACGTGTGGATTCCCGGGCTCGCTCTCGGAGTGGCCCTGACGGCGCTGATTCGTCCGCTGGCGGTCGGTGCCTGCCTGGTCGGCGTGCAACTCGAGCGAAACGAACGCGTCTTCATACTGTTCGCCGGCCTCAAGGGCGCGGTCCCCATCCTGCTCGGCGAGTTGCTGCGCGCCGCGCACGTCCCCAACGCCGAGCGCCTCTACGGCATTGTCGTCGTCGTCGTGATCTTCTCGGTTCTGGTGCAGGGCAGCTCGGTCCCGGGCGTGGCAAAACTGTTGGAGCTGCCCATACGCATGGTGCAAACGCGGCCGTGGGAGATAGGTGTCCGGCTCGCAGACGAACCGGAGGGGGTCCGTCGCTTCAGCGTTGCCCCCGGCTCTGCCGCCGAGGGATGCACGGTGGAGGGGCTCAGTGACCGTGTCGGCGACATCTGGGTGAGCATCGTGGTCCGCACCACCGGCCTGGTGCCGGTGCGGGGTGACACCGAACTTCAGGCCGGCGACGAGGTCGTCGTGCTGGCGGATCCCGAACTGCACGACACCCTGGCCGAGCTTTTCGGGCCCGCGTAG